From the Primulina tabacum isolate GXHZ01 chromosome 3, ASM2559414v2, whole genome shotgun sequence genome, one window contains:
- the LOC142539369 gene encoding zinc finger CCCH domain-containing protein 32 produces MELYGSQSGQPQGEWGQEPGVRESMRRLNLWEREVYPDRPGQPDCAYYMRTGSCGYGAKCRFHHPRDRGSDFGVGEYPERVGEPACQYYLRTGTCKFGVSCKFNHPKNAGGSLTNVPLNVYGYPLRPGEKECSYYLKSGQCKFGTTCKFDHPQPAGSAVPASARPFYANVQSLSSVSPEQYDSSSSSYRVARPPIVPGSYVAGAYGPMLLQHGVVPISNWNPYSGAVSPTPSPGAQPSVGAPSMYGMSHLGSSAPAITGVYPQLPFSSNINKELQFPERPGQPNCNYYMRTGDCKYGSSCRYNHPPDWLLSKTNCALSPMGLPLRPGMQACSFYLQNGHCKFGRTCKFDHPPTVKYSPSSSYSEMPG; encoded by the exons ATGGAGCTGTACGGGTCGCAGTCGGGTCAGCCGCAAGGGGAGTGGGGTCAAGAACCTGGCGTGAGAG AATCAATGCGGAGGTTGAATTTGTGGGAGAGAGAAGTGTACCCGGATAGACCGGGTCAGCCCGACTGTGCGTATTATATGCGGACCGGGTCGTGTGGGTACGGTGCCAAGTGCCGGTTTCATCACCCCCGGGATCGTGGCAGCGAT TTTGGAGTTGGAGAGTATCCGGAGCGAGTAGGGGAGCCAGCATGTCAG TATTATTTACGAACAGGGACCTGTAAATTTGGTGTGTCCTGCAAGTTTAATCACCCCAAAAATGCGGGTGGATCATTGACCAATGTACCtctaaatgtttatggatatcCGTTACGACCG GGGGAGAAAGAGTGCTCCTACTATTTGAAATCGGGGCAATGCAAATTTGGCACAACATGTAAATTCGATCATCCTCAACCAGCTGGTTCAGCTGTGCCTGCATCTGCACGTCCATTTTATGCGAACGTGCAGTCTCTTTCTTCTGTGTCTCCTGAGCAGTATGATAGCTCATCGAGCAGCTATAGAGTTGCGAGGCCCCCTATAGTGCCTGGTTCTTACGTTGCTGGTGCTTATGGCCCCATGCTGCTTCAACATGGAGTGGTTCCCATTTCAAATTGGAATCCATACTCG GGAGCAGTAAGCCCTACACCATCACCTGGTGCTCAACCCTCAGTGGGGGCACCTTCTATGTACGGGATGTCGCATCTAGGTTCTTCTGCACCTGCCATTACAGGAGTTTATCCCCAGTTACCTTTTTCGAGCAACATAAATAAGGAACTTCAGTTTCCAGAAAGACCTGGACAGCCGAACTGCAACTATTACATGAGAACTGGGGATTGTAAATATGGATCATCTTGTAGGTATAACCATCCACCGGATTGGCTCTTGTCGAAAACTAATTGTGCTCTTAGCCCCATGGGGCTTCCTCTACGCCCG GGGATGCAGGCCTGCAGTTTTTATTTGCAGAATGGACACTGCAAGTTTGGGCGTACATGCAAATTCGATCATCCGCCAACTGTAAAATACAGCCCATCTTCTTCTTATTCTGAAATGCCAG GATAA
- the LOC142538828 gene encoding monothiol glutaredoxin-S11-like — translation MNMAEKIQKLASENGIMIFSKSTCCLCYAVQILFQELNVKPNIYEIDRDPEGKEIEKALMRMGFSGPIPAVFINGKMVGSTNEVMSLHLSGSLIPLLKPYYQAN, via the coding sequence ATGAATATGGCCGAGAAGATACAAAAACTGGCATCAGAAAACGGTATCATGATCTTCAGCAAGAGCACTTGCTGCTTGTGCTACGCGGTGCAGATACTGTTCCAAGAACTCAACGTAAAACCTAACATCTACGAAATAGACCGCGACCCCGAGGGGAAGGAAATCGAGAAGGCCTTGATGAGGATGGGATTCAGCGGGCCTATACCTGCAGTTTTCATCAACGGAAAGATGGTCGGTTCAACTAATGAAGTCATGTCTCTCCACTTGAGTGGCTCCTTGATTCCACTGCTCAAACCTTATTACCAGGCTAATTAA
- the LOC142538827 gene encoding membrane-anchored ubiquitin-fold protein 3-like: MAEGVQQLELRFRIFDGTDICQGNYPLSTDTDTIKERLMSEWPQDKSTIPTSVDDMKIIHAGEILENGRTLAESRLCVILGEVVTMHVVVQPPEARRRTGRKSGSTLLPRALEQNPNIYLMHAGNGRLTTPTVVSNIRHILFFYR; this comes from the exons ATGGCTGAGGGAGTGCAACAACTTGAACTTAGGTTCAGAATTTTTGATGGAACAGATATATGTCAGGGAAACTACCCATTGTCAACTGATACTGATACTATAAAAGAAAGGCTTATGTCAGAGTGGCCTCAAG ATAAATCAACCATACCAACTTCCGTGGACGATATGAAAATAATACATGCTGGGGAAATTCTCGAGAACGGAAGGACACTTGCTGAGTCTAGATTATGCGTCATTCTCGGGGAAGTAGTTACAATGCATGTAGTTGTGCAACCTCCTGAAGCTAGACGAAGGACCG GCAGAAAATCAGGGTCCACGTTGTTGCCCCGTGCTTTAGAACAGAACCCAAATATATACTTGATGCATGCGGGGAATGGAAGGCTGACGACTCCAACAGTAGTTTCGAATATTAGAcatatattgtttttttataGATAG